The genomic interval ACAAGCGTGTTAAGGTTCCATATCATGTTGTTAGGATGATATGCAAACAAATGGATGCCACGTGGCTCTTTGCTACTGCTCGTTTGAAGTCAAAGGTCATACATAATGTTGTTGTGGAAAACACTTGTGATATTGAAGGGGATGAGATTGAGAATGAGAGCAAGTATGAAGAACTACCCTATGATCATAAGAAGGTGATGATGATGGAAAAGACAAGTTTCATGCCAGGTAATTAAGTCCTTGATCATGTAAGTTTAATTGCATTGCAACCAAATCAAAATCACAATACTTATTGCACTCTAATTCAACGATTTAACTTAAAGTTGCATTgcaagatatattttatttgaattttataatgtTTGCTTTACACACAAGGGTGAATTAATGACGTGATGTGATGTTTTTCAGGCTTGTCTACCATTATGGAAGAACCTTTTGACGCGAAAGAAGGTGAAAGGAGAAAGATGGAAAGAGCAAGAAGGAGATTAAAGAGACATAGTAGAATAGCTAATTATGAAAGATAGAAATATATAACCCAGCACAGAAGCACCACTCTGAATAATGGAGAGGACCACATTTCCATTTTCAATTTAATACTACTACGCAACAATGCTAAACATGgagatatttaatattttatttgactttgtatttatcattattctttttctttattcatcgtatttatatttaatttatgtaatgGTCATAAGAAATAATTGTAGTGGAACCTAGGGAGTAATAAGTTTCATTTGAAGACAAATCAATGGAGAGTATTCAACGCTTAAGTTAGTGAGTTATTTCAATATTGTTTCTTGAGTGCACTGATCAGACTGAtcatagttttaaaatattgtttaaagtttaattttagatctattttatttttaatacagtAAATACCAAGCATAACAGTATAATACAAACTTTCAAGCTATTGAACAATCTATTGTATTGTACGGTGTTTGGTAGacaacaaacaacaaaaataaaaacagaaaaatgcTAAACAATGTCAATGAGACATGTGTTTAGAATAAAAAATCGTGTAATTcattagagagagagagtttaTATCTCAACTTAAACTTCTTAATTAATCAtagttaacaaaaatatttaatcaaataaaattcattttatgaTTGAAATTTATTCTCATTGATTGTTGTGAGTGTAAAACTAATTTAGAGATTCATTAAATTCTTAAAACAATGTAGTCTCTTTGTCCTATaacatttgttgaagttaacatttgttgaagttgacaatttcaaatagattaaaaatatataataaatgaaataaatagaagaattatattacaaaattaattttttaattattagtttgaTTCTCAttgtcataaatataaaataataacttaaaaaaaatattaattaaaaaatttaaatagtaaaaaaaaaatatttaaaaaaaagtataaatgaataattaattgaagtagaggaaataatatttaatgtgAATAAAAAACTCCGAGCCTCTCCGTCCAAAATGGCACGGCCTTCTGTATTGGAAAACATACCTTCCTTCTAAATAGCAATTATGTTTCCCAAGACACCTTGTGTACTCTGCTCGTCAACCACACAAGCCACCCATCAATTCCCTATTGTTCCGATTCCGAGGGGATCCCATTCCCACACATCTTGTGATCAGTAACGTGACATCTGGAAAAATAATTAACCATTTTAGTCAAAGAAATTTACTCCTTCACGTTCTAcctaaaaaataacatattcttttaatttacgatcattgattgatttgaaaaataaattcattttaaaataaataacttttaaaaatattaatataaaatgtatgTTATTTTTTGCTAATCACTTTTCTAGATATTGTTATCATAAAACAGATAAAATGGATCAACATTTCCCAattctaaattataaattttaaattaaataggaTATTTTATTAATCCACGCCAAATTTAAAAGAATCTTCTAGTCAAAGATAAAGAATTTTCATGGAAGCCATACAATGTATTAGaaattgatataattaattttttaataaataatttatctagTTAGGAATGTTTGTCAGTTTGTTAATATCCTCGTAatatatagttttgaaaaataaaaccaTTTAATTTCCATAAATAAAGACAATATTATCCATTTTTTGTGAACCCTACTtcatttattttacaataattaataaattttatcacttttcacgtattaaaaattagataaaatatattttacagtctcttaatttaaatttagataacaatttaatctttttttttcttttaattaattatttatttaactttttatatattaaaatattaacaatgttattatttttgttatataaatcgaaaaaaattatcatcttcaaaaaaagataaaaaaaattagtgatcATCttcaatgaaatatttattttcatcaaattcataactttaatattcaaataagttcatatttcatttccaacaacaacattaaataaagaacacatattttcatatttagattagagaaaaataaaaagaaaaatatattgtcTCGGTGTTTTGGAGATCAAATCTTAAAATGTAGGttatttatttgatagattTGATATTGTTGGAGATTAATATATCAGTTTATTTGAAGAGTTGAGTTATTAATTTGATcaatatatgaattttattgaaattgataatgaattttttgaattttgtttaaagatgacgacaaattttattagtttatataaaaataataacattcttaatattttaatacataaatgatcaaattattatttaaaattataaaaagaaaataaaagactgaaataatttttgaaattaaattaaaaaggtataaagatattttatttaaaaataataggttaaagataataactaaaaaaaagaaaatacaatataaataaaaagtgaaagataataacttaaataattcaaatactggtatttaataattatatatgctttaaatttgaaaaaatattccgcttaaaaaaattattttgcaaataCAATCATGGTGGCCGGTGGGACGGTAGAGTTAGAAGTCattgtatgaaaattaatattatatttttggatatagattttctaaattgaataaaagaaaaaacttaaataatcTAATTCAGATTGATTGAGATTATTTACTTTACGATctgtttcttattttttaataactttaaaGAAAGTATTGGAACTCGTTTTTAATGCTCCTCTTTCATTCaaatagatatttatttatttacgtaATCTGTACcaacaattttttcaaattcacaCTAGATAACGACGACACGAGTCAACGTTCATCCTCGTTTGACACGAATCTTCAAGTACTTTTTTGGGTACACAAATATTCAAGTATTATAAGAAGCAAAAATACATTCAGATTCACCAACCTTTTAGTTTACTTCTCCTCTCTTCATTTTTTTGATTGGATCTCTCAATCTGAGCAACTATGAGCTGGTGGTGGTCCGGTGCTATTGGCGCTGCTAAAGTAAACCGACCCATCTCTAATTATCTCTTATCTATTtcactttttcttcttttgtagtttcaattattaataattattttctttttttttttctgcagaAGAAattggatgaagaagaagaaccaAGAAGCTTCCAGAACGTAGCCTTGGTGATCGGCGTAACAGGCATCGTAGGCAACAGCCTCGCCGAAATTCTCCCTCTAGCAGACACACCAGGCGGTCGATGGAAAGTCTACGGCGTGGCAAGGCGGCCAAGACCTGCCTGGAACGAAGATCACCCCGTAGAATACATCCAGTGTGATATCACCGATTCAAACGACGCCGAATCAAAACTCTCCGTTCTCACCGACGTCACACACATCTTCTACGTCTGTTGGGCAAGCCGTCCCACCGAAGCAGAGAATTGCGAAATTAACGGCACTATGTTAAAGAACGTTCTCCGCGCCGTTATCCCTAACGCTCCAAATCTCCGCCACGTGTCACTTCAAACAGGCGGAAAGCACTACGTCGGTTCTTTCGAGTCGTTCGGTAAGATTAAACCCCACGAGCCGCCTTATACGGAAGATATGCCGCGTTTGGATACACGAAATTTCTATTATACCCTTGAAGATGTATTGTTTGAAGAAACTGGAAAGAAAGAGGATTTGAGTTGGTCTGTTCATAGACCACTTTTAATTTTCGGATTTTCACCTTATAGTTTGATGAATATTATTGGAACACTTTGTGTTTACGCTGCAATTTGTAAACACGAGGGTGTTCCTTTAAGATTTCCAGGTACAAAGTTAGCTTGGGAGAATTATTATATGGCTTCTGATGCTGATTTGATTGCTGAGCAACATATTTGGGCTGCGGTGGATCCTTATGCTAAGAATGAAGCTTTTAATTGTAGCAATGGTGATGTTTTCAAGTGGAAGCAATTGTGGAAGGTTTTGGCGGAACAGTTTGGGATTGAGGAGTATGGTTATGAGGAAGGTCCTCGTTTGAAGTTATCGGAATTGATGAAGGATAAAGGTCCTGTTTGGGATGAGATTGTGAAGGTGAATCAGCTTCAACCTACCAAGTTGGAAGAAGTTGCTGAGTGGTGGTTTGCTGATGTTAGTTTGGGAGGGAATGGGTTTACAGATACTATGAATAAGTCTAAAGAGCATGGCTTTTTGGGATTCAGGAACACTAAAAATTCGCTTATTAATTGGATCGATAAGACCAGAGCTTACAAGATTGTGCCTTGAGTGACTCAATATTGGATCCAACTAGGCTTTgcttttttctgtttttttttcatGAATAAGTATAATGAGAGGGAGATTGTGATTTTACATTCCGGTCTATAATTTAGGTTGCGTGTTATGTTTTCGTGATGTACTAATAATTCTGTACTGGGAGATGgtttttgtgtttttatgaattttttgccGTAACTATCTCTAATCTACCCTTTCATTATAAGTGGTGAATAATGTCTTTTGAGGATGATATTTGATTGCTGTATTTGGAATTTAGgagtattattattatgttcttAAAGAGTTGAAAATTGGTTTTGCCCTTGTGTCTAGTTGCAGATTAGGGTACATCTGATCATGTTACCTTCAACTATGTAGTTGCACATAATTTGATAACGAGGGAGTAATTCAAGAGGCAGAATGATAGATCGCCTACTAGGTTGGGACCACGACGCTGGATTTGGTTTTAGACCACAAGCTATTAATTAGAGGCAGAAAGACCACCGACACCACTTCCTATTGAAGTTACGTTCCTACCACCACATCGTGTTATCCGTTTCAAGAAAAATCAGCCGAAGTTCATGTAGAgaaaaggctaaattacattcgcgTCCCTtgacttaatttcaggtaatatTTTAGtcgtttatcttttttttttctcccgatttagtcctttattcataatactatcaaataaagtatgaaaatatgagtttatttgaagatttgcgttacggatttgatgaaatttgtattatatttaagaatataattaattttatgagttttgattgatattttttttgaatttttgtttaaaaaaggattacgttattaaaattttaaaatataaaatatcaaattgtcatttaaaattaaaatacaggactaagtcgggaaaaaaaatgataaaaactaaaacgttatctgacattaagttaagggaccatgAATCTAATTTATcctagataaaaataaaaagagttcactttttaataaatcaattattttaaagcaGAAGAATTATTTTCAGGTCATTGActcaatatttaattattaaaagtttgtACACACAAGTAAAAACCTTACATATATAGATAGAAGTTTGCATCTATAGATAGAAGCTTTTTATAGaatgaataaaatgaaaaaaaaacacccgaaaataaaaatttgggtTGGTTCATTAGATGCTACtattaaacaataatatttttatttaattaaattatacattaaCTTACgcatataaatttataaaaacaagtTTATATTAGTATTGACTTTGTTAAGATGAATACATTTAAGTATTGATGGACAAAAACTAAagggtttgattttttttttataaatgattaagtGTTTTTTTACagaagaagaaagataaatattaagtgttctttttttttacggaagaaaaaaagataaacatCCTGagtaaaattgttattttgaaaatagaggACACACTCTCCATATTATGAAATTTGGGaggacaaaatataatatagtcttttgttataatttaatcttataaattataaacattaaatattttagtagtttaaattataaaaattaaataatttaatctattaaattaaaatattaaatattattaaaaaataatttaattttgtaaaaattattttatacaatgaataataaatcataatttataaataattataacaaaaattaaatattatttttatttaatgttt from Cicer arietinum cultivar CDC Frontier isolate Library 1 chromosome 5, Cicar.CDCFrontier_v2.0, whole genome shotgun sequence carries:
- the LOC101510608 gene encoding (S)-8-oxocitronellyl enol synthase CYC2-like — its product is MSWWWSGAIGAAKKKLDEEEEPRSFQNVALVIGVTGIVGNSLAEILPLADTPGGRWKVYGVARRPRPAWNEDHPVEYIQCDITDSNDAESKLSVLTDVTHIFYVCWASRPTEAENCEINGTMLKNVLRAVIPNAPNLRHVSLQTGGKHYVGSFESFGKIKPHEPPYTEDMPRLDTRNFYYTLEDVLFEETGKKEDLSWSVHRPLLIFGFSPYSLMNIIGTLCVYAAICKHEGVPLRFPGTKLAWENYYMASDADLIAEQHIWAAVDPYAKNEAFNCSNGDVFKWKQLWKVLAEQFGIEEYGYEEGPRLKLSELMKDKGPVWDEIVKVNQLQPTKLEEVAEWWFADVSLGGNGFTDTMNKSKEHGFLGFRNTKNSLINWIDKTRAYKIVP